The Nocardioides pantholopis genome window below encodes:
- a CDS encoding SDR family NAD(P)-dependent oxidoreductase produces MIPTDRSPLDGIDPDDLATAVRVLNQLHELPDDHPDIRTVKHAASHMYKALKRERRTRKREAELAHDRAVTEATATGSPMRIDDETAGIPLVSTSGGAFAGELLNPRGCYICKTDYTLVDAFYHWLCPSCAAISHTKRDQHADLTGKRALLTGGRAKIGMYIALRLLRDGAHTTITTRFPRDAVRRFAAMEDSADWLHRLKVVGIDLRDPTQVISLADDVAAAGPLDILVNNACQTVRRSPGAYSQLVEMESAPLPTDLALPEMVTFDRVSEAHPAMIAGALREHAVAHPDEDGATLPARTAADLTALALTAGSASLERHLDGTAVDAGGLLPDLQTTNSWTQHVDEVDPLELLEVQLCNQTAPFLLISRLRASMREAVRLGARRAYVVNVSAMEGQFSRRYKGPGHPHTNMSKAALNMLTRTSAGEMFETDRILMTAVDTGWITDERPHQEKLRIAAEGWHAPLDLVDGAARVYDPIVQGEAGVDLYGHFLKDYVPSPW; encoded by the coding sequence GTGATCCCGACCGACCGCAGCCCGCTCGACGGGATCGACCCCGACGACCTCGCCACCGCAGTCCGGGTCCTCAACCAGCTCCACGAGCTGCCCGACGACCACCCAGACATCCGCACGGTCAAGCACGCCGCCTCGCACATGTACAAGGCGCTCAAGCGCGAGCGGCGCACCCGCAAGCGCGAGGCCGAGCTCGCCCACGACCGGGCGGTCACCGAGGCGACCGCCACCGGCTCCCCGATGCGCATCGACGACGAGACCGCCGGCATCCCGCTGGTCTCGACCTCCGGCGGCGCCTTCGCCGGTGAGCTGCTGAACCCCCGCGGCTGCTACATCTGCAAGACCGACTACACACTCGTCGACGCGTTCTACCACTGGCTGTGCCCCTCCTGCGCGGCGATCAGCCACACCAAGCGCGACCAGCACGCCGACCTGACCGGCAAGCGCGCGCTGCTCACCGGCGGGCGCGCCAAGATCGGCATGTACATCGCGCTGCGGCTGCTGCGCGACGGCGCCCACACCACGATCACCACCCGGTTCCCGCGCGACGCCGTACGCCGCTTCGCCGCGATGGAGGACAGCGCCGACTGGCTGCACCGGCTCAAGGTGGTCGGGATCGACCTGCGCGACCCCACCCAGGTGATCTCGCTCGCCGACGACGTGGCGGCCGCCGGGCCGCTGGACATCCTCGTCAACAACGCCTGCCAGACCGTGCGCCGCTCCCCGGGCGCCTACTCGCAGCTGGTCGAGATGGAGTCCGCGCCGCTGCCGACCGACCTGGCACTGCCCGAGATGGTCACCTTCGACCGGGTCAGCGAGGCGCACCCGGCGATGATCGCCGGCGCGCTGCGCGAGCACGCGGTCGCACACCCCGACGAGGACGGAGCCACGCTCCCCGCCCGCACCGCGGCCGACCTGACAGCGCTCGCGCTCACCGCCGGCTCGGCGTCCCTGGAGCGGCACCTCGACGGCACCGCCGTCGACGCCGGCGGCCTGCTGCCGGACCTGCAGACGACGAACTCCTGGACCCAGCACGTCGACGAGGTCGACCCGTTGGAGCTTCTCGAGGTCCAGCTGTGCAACCAGACCGCGCCGTTCCTGCTGATCTCCCGGCTGCGGGCCTCGATGCGCGAGGCCGTGCGGCTCGGCGCGCGCCGGGCGTACGTCGTGAACGTGAGCGCGATGGAGGGCCAGTTCTCCCGCCGCTACAAGGGGCCGGGCCACCCGCACACGAACATGAGCAAGGCCGCGCTGAACATGCTGACCCGCACGTCGGCCGGCGAGATGTTCGAGACCGACCGGATCCTGATGACCGCCGTCGACACCGGCTGGATCACCGACGAGCGGCCGCACCAGGAGAAGCTGCGGATCGCCGCCGAGGGCTGGCACGCACCGCTCGACCTCGTCGACGGCGCGGCCCGGGTCTACGACCCGATCGTGCAGGGCGAGGCCGGCGTCGACCTCTACGGGCACTTCCTCAAGGACTACGTGCCCAGTCCCTGGTGA
- a CDS encoding mycothiol transferase: MTPAALLSDGFQRIVDSGTAVVDGLGADDLAFRPGPEANSIAWLVWHLTRVQDVQVAEVAGRDQVWVARHFVDRFTLPLDPDDTGYGHSPEQVGLVRAPADALAAYLIAVHEGTLAFLDTVGEADLDRVVDERWDPPVTLGVRLVSVLDDCARHVGQAEYVRGLLHP; encoded by the coding sequence ATGACTCCTGCAGCACTGCTGAGCGACGGCTTCCAGCGCATCGTGGACAGTGGGACGGCGGTCGTGGACGGCCTCGGCGCCGACGACCTGGCCTTCCGCCCCGGACCGGAGGCGAACTCGATCGCCTGGCTGGTCTGGCACCTCACCCGGGTCCAGGACGTCCAGGTGGCCGAGGTCGCCGGGCGCGACCAGGTATGGGTGGCGCGGCACTTCGTGGACCGCTTCACGCTGCCGCTGGACCCCGACGACACCGGCTACGGGCACAGCCCCGAGCAGGTCGGCCTGGTGCGGGCGCCGGCGGACGCGCTCGCGGCGTACCTGATCGCGGTGCACGAGGGCACGCTGGCGTTCCTCGACACGGTGGGCGAGGCCGACCTGGACCGGGTCGTCGACGAGCGCTGGGACCCGCCGGTCACCCTCGGGGTGCGGCTGGTCAGCGTGCTCGACGACTGCGCCCGCCACGTCGGTCAGGCGGAGTACGTGCGGGGGCTGCTGCACCCCTGA
- a CDS encoding LLM class F420-dependent oxidoreductase produces the protein MTNFGYTLMTEQSGPRELVRYAVAAERAGFDFEVSSDHYSPWLSEQGHAPYAWTVLGAVAQATERVGLMTYVTCPTVRYHPAVVAQKAATLQILAEGRFTLGLGSGENLNEHVVGTGWPSVGVRQRMLVEAMEIIRELHTGELVDYRGEYFDVESARVWDVPDEGVDLGVAVGGERAIEALAPLADHLVATEPDGELIETWNTTADAPRIGTDARAIGQIPICWGPDAEQAAAYAHEQFRWFAGGWKVNADLPTPAGFAGATQFVRPEDVAGQIPCGPDLDAVVEAVSAYWKAGFTDIALVQVGDRHQEEFLATAAQPLLEKLRAAAPA, from the coding sequence ATGACCAACTTCGGCTACACGTTGATGACCGAGCAGAGCGGCCCCCGCGAGCTGGTCCGCTACGCCGTGGCGGCGGAGCGGGCCGGATTCGACTTCGAGGTCTCCAGCGACCACTACTCACCGTGGCTGAGCGAGCAGGGCCACGCGCCGTACGCCTGGACCGTGCTCGGCGCGGTCGCGCAGGCGACCGAGCGGGTCGGGCTGATGACCTACGTGACCTGCCCGACCGTGCGCTACCACCCGGCGGTGGTCGCCCAGAAGGCCGCGACCCTGCAGATCCTGGCCGAAGGCCGCTTCACGCTCGGGCTGGGCAGCGGCGAGAACCTCAACGAGCACGTCGTCGGCACGGGCTGGCCCTCGGTCGGGGTCCGGCAGCGGATGCTAGTGGAGGCCATGGAGATCATCCGCGAGCTGCACACCGGCGAGCTGGTCGACTACCGCGGCGAGTACTTCGACGTCGAGTCCGCCCGGGTCTGGGATGTGCCGGACGAGGGCGTCGACCTGGGCGTCGCGGTCGGGGGCGAGCGGGCGATCGAGGCGCTGGCGCCGCTGGCCGACCACCTGGTCGCCACCGAGCCGGACGGCGAGCTGATCGAGACCTGGAACACGACAGCCGACGCGCCCCGGATCGGCACGGACGCCCGGGCGATCGGCCAGATCCCGATCTGCTGGGGTCCCGACGCCGAGCAGGCCGCGGCGTACGCCCACGAGCAGTTCCGCTGGTTCGCCGGGGGCTGGAAGGTCAACGCCGACCTGCCCACCCCGGCCGGCTTCGCCGGCGCCACCCAGTTCGTCCGGCCCGAGGACGTGGCCGGCCAGATCCCGTGCGGCCCGGACCTGGACGCGGTGGTCGAGGCGGTCTCGGCGTACTGGAAGGCCGGGTTCACCGACATCGCGCTGGTCCAGGTCGGTGACCGGCACCAGGAGGAGTTCCTCGCCACCGCGGCGCAGCCGCTGCTGGAGAAGCTCCGCGCCGCCGCGCCGGCCTAG
- a CDS encoding DUF429 domain-containing protein produces MHLHYVGLDLAWGENRPSGLAVLDDGGRLVHVSAARTDDEIADGLARYVEGECLVGVDAPILVTNATGNRPAEAALNRDFARFDAGAHPVNTGKPEFRDGTRAQRLTQRLGLDVNPRSGRSRRAIEVYPHPATVALFRLGRTLKYKNKAGRDVAGLRAELLVLMGLLEGLAAAEVAMHVAGPAWAGLRRAVEGASRKSELRVVEDQVDAIVCAYVAMLAARAPESVTTYAEEGPEGWRSGYIVTPTLPADHAPTPRERRAAATTQERIQAAVREYAVQHPALARAGEQVVDLVRAVLDEAGINYLTVDGRTKSIASFAEKAARTQEGQPLYPHPLRDITDQIGVRVITYVHSDVDAVADLLASQVVVKDDRDMGQETAEEGRWGYASRHLLIELDAGRQREPAYAALQDRVAQVQIRTVLQHAWAEFEHDIRYKGTMPEEHARDFDRRFTLAAGLLELADREFSTIRDRIREAPGGRQPAVDEPDDPRLDPRELAAFLAGQYADAGWSRTDHYAWISGLLLELGITSLDELGEAIRPALAWDLNERMDYRYPPGAVRRLDDALLAVYGDRYIALHGNAHRAELLRQRLAKLRPEG; encoded by the coding sequence ATGCACCTTCACTACGTCGGCCTCGACCTCGCGTGGGGTGAGAACCGGCCCAGCGGGCTGGCGGTCCTCGACGACGGGGGGCGGCTGGTGCACGTCAGCGCGGCCCGCACCGACGACGAGATCGCCGACGGGCTGGCCCGCTACGTCGAGGGGGAGTGCCTGGTCGGCGTCGACGCGCCGATCCTGGTCACCAACGCCACCGGCAACCGGCCGGCCGAGGCGGCGCTGAACCGGGACTTCGCGCGCTTCGACGCCGGCGCGCACCCGGTGAACACCGGGAAGCCGGAGTTCCGGGACGGCACCCGCGCCCAGCGGCTCACCCAGCGGCTCGGCCTCGACGTCAACCCGCGCAGCGGCCGGTCGCGCCGCGCCATCGAGGTCTACCCGCACCCCGCGACCGTCGCGCTGTTCCGGCTCGGCCGGACCCTGAAGTACAAGAACAAGGCCGGGCGCGACGTCGCCGGGCTGCGCGCCGAGCTGCTGGTGCTGATGGGGCTGCTCGAGGGCCTGGCCGCCGCGGAGGTCGCGATGCACGTCGCCGGCCCGGCCTGGGCCGGGCTGCGCCGGGCCGTGGAGGGGGCGAGCCGCAAGAGCGAGCTGCGGGTCGTCGAGGACCAGGTGGACGCGATCGTGTGCGCGTACGTCGCGATGCTCGCCGCCCGCGCACCCGAGTCGGTCACGACGTACGCCGAGGAGGGCCCGGAGGGCTGGCGCAGCGGCTACATCGTCACGCCCACGCTGCCGGCCGACCACGCCCCGACGCCGCGGGAGCGCCGCGCCGCGGCGACCACGCAGGAGCGGATCCAGGCCGCCGTGCGGGAGTACGCCGTCCAGCACCCCGCGCTGGCCCGGGCCGGGGAGCAGGTGGTCGACCTGGTGCGCGCCGTGCTCGACGAGGCCGGCATCAACTATCTGACCGTCGACGGACGGACCAAGTCGATCGCGAGCTTCGCGGAGAAGGCGGCGCGGACCCAGGAGGGCCAGCCGCTCTACCCGCACCCGCTGCGCGACATCACCGACCAGATCGGCGTGCGGGTGATCACCTACGTGCACAGCGACGTCGACGCCGTGGCCGACCTGCTCGCCAGCCAGGTCGTGGTCAAGGACGACCGGGACATGGGTCAGGAGACCGCCGAGGAGGGCCGGTGGGGCTACGCCAGCCGGCACCTGCTGATCGAGCTGGACGCCGGGCGCCAGCGCGAGCCGGCGTACGCCGCGCTGCAGGACCGGGTCGCCCAGGTCCAGATCCGCACCGTGCTGCAGCACGCGTGGGCGGAGTTCGAGCACGACATCCGCTACAAGGGCACGATGCCCGAGGAGCACGCCCGCGACTTCGACCGGCGCTTCACGCTGGCCGCCGGCCTGCTGGAGCTGGCGGACCGCGAGTTCTCCACGATCCGCGACCGGATCCGCGAGGCCCCCGGGGGCCGGCAGCCGGCCGTCGACGAGCCCGACGACCCGCGCCTGGACCCGCGCGAGCTGGCCGCCTTCCTCGCCGGGCAGTACGCCGACGCGGGCTGGTCGCGCACCGACCACTACGCGTGGATCTCCGGACTGCTGCTCGAGCTCGGCATCACCTCCCTCGACGAGCTGGGTGAGGCGATCCGGCCCGCCCTGGCCTGGGACCTCAACGAGCGGATGGACTACCGCTACCCGCCCGGGGCCGTGCGCCGCCTCGACGACGCGCTGCTCGCCGTCTACGGCGACCGGTACATCGCCCTGCACGGCAACGCCCACCGCGCGGAGCTGCTGCGCCAGCGGCTGGCGAAGCTGCGCCCCGAGGGCTGA
- a CDS encoding pseudouridine-5'-phosphate glycosidase, whose translation MTTPHPSLLLADEVAEALAAGRPVVALESTIISHGMPYPANVAMAIEVEEIIREHGAVPATIAVLHGRPCIGLDRDQLELLARDEHVTKVSVRDLPYVLARAEHGATTVAATMRLAALAGIEVFVTGGLGGVHRGAQQTFDISADLTELGQTPVTVISAGVKSILDIGLTLETLETLGVPVLVEGSAEFPSFFSRSSGHAAPMRVDGAAEIAAVARAARTLGLTSGVVVANPIPAEDEIPVEEIGSIIDQALADMDQLGIHGKEATPYLLGRIVEITGGESLTANIALVRHNARLGAAVARELAG comes from the coding sequence ATGACCACCCCGCACCCCTCCCTCCTCCTCGCCGACGAGGTCGCCGAGGCGCTCGCCGCCGGCCGGCCCGTCGTGGCGCTGGAGAGCACGATCATCAGCCACGGCATGCCGTACCCCGCGAACGTGGCGATGGCGATCGAGGTCGAGGAGATCATCCGCGAGCACGGCGCCGTGCCGGCCACCATCGCCGTCCTCCACGGCCGGCCGTGCATCGGCCTGGACCGCGACCAGCTCGAGCTGCTCGCCCGCGACGAGCACGTCACCAAGGTGAGCGTGCGGGACCTGCCCTACGTCCTGGCCCGCGCCGAGCACGGCGCGACCACCGTGGCGGCGACGATGCGCCTGGCCGCGCTGGCCGGGATCGAGGTCTTCGTGACCGGTGGCCTCGGCGGGGTGCACCGCGGCGCTCAGCAGACCTTCGACATCAGCGCCGACCTCACCGAGCTGGGCCAGACCCCGGTCACGGTGATCAGCGCGGGCGTGAAGAGCATCCTCGACATCGGCCTGACCCTGGAGACCCTGGAGACGCTCGGGGTGCCGGTGCTCGTCGAGGGCAGCGCGGAGTTCCCCTCGTTCTTCTCCCGCAGCAGCGGGCACGCCGCCCCGATGCGCGTGGACGGCGCCGCCGAGATCGCGGCCGTCGCCCGCGCCGCGCGGACCCTCGGCCTGACCAGCGGCGTGGTCGTCGCGAACCCGATCCCGGCGGAGGACGAGATCCCCGTCGAGGAGATCGGCAGCATCATCGACCAGGCCCTGGCCGACATGGACCAGCTGGGCATCCACGGCAAGGAGGCCACGCCGTACCTGCTGGGCCGGATCGTGGAGATCACCGGCGGGGAGAGCCTGACCGCGAACATCGCGCTGGTGCGCCACAACGCCCGGCTCGGCGCCGCGGTCGCGCGGGAGCTGGCCGGCTGA
- a CDS encoding PfkB family carbohydrate kinase, whose product MSLTDREQQIVALLRRDPLLGSEAIAAALGTTRAAVNVHLSNLGKKGVILGRGYVLADQRHVVVVGGANMDVKARSTRAAVTATSNPGTASMSAGGVGRNVAENLARLGTRTHLVAAVGADPLGDQLLAATSDAGVHVQHVRRSARATGTYTAVLDADGELVVAVADMAATDELAPADLDGARDLVAVAGLLVLDGNLAPTTLAYALDLAAEAGVPTILEPVSVPKAAALAHLLGEDRPLLAVTPNRDELGALTGRPVGTDREIDDAVAVLHGRGVQHVWVRLGERGSVLSSAQGRTELATVPTEVVDVTGAGDAMLGAFAHALLAGEEAAAAAAFGHAAAALTVASPHTVRPDLTDRLVRRTAR is encoded by the coding sequence ATGAGCCTCACCGACCGCGAGCAGCAGATCGTCGCCCTGCTGCGCCGGGACCCGCTGCTGGGGTCGGAGGCGATCGCCGCGGCGCTCGGCACCACCCGGGCCGCCGTGAACGTGCACCTGTCGAACCTCGGCAAGAAGGGCGTCATCCTCGGCCGCGGCTACGTGCTCGCCGACCAGCGCCACGTCGTCGTGGTCGGCGGCGCGAACATGGACGTCAAGGCGCGCAGCACCCGCGCCGCCGTGACCGCCACCAGCAACCCCGGCACCGCGTCGATGTCGGCCGGGGGAGTGGGCCGCAACGTCGCGGAGAACCTGGCCCGGCTGGGCACCCGCACCCACCTGGTCGCCGCGGTCGGCGCCGACCCGCTGGGCGACCAGCTGCTGGCCGCGACCTCCGACGCCGGCGTCCACGTGCAGCACGTACGCCGCAGCGCGCGCGCCACCGGCACCTACACCGCGGTGCTGGACGCCGACGGGGAGCTGGTCGTGGCCGTCGCGGACATGGCAGCGACCGATGAGCTCGCCCCCGCGGACCTCGACGGCGCCCGTGACCTGGTCGCGGTCGCCGGCCTGCTGGTCCTCGACGGCAACCTCGCACCCACCACGCTGGCCTACGCCCTGGACCTGGCCGCCGAGGCCGGCGTCCCCACGATCCTGGAGCCGGTCAGCGTGCCGAAGGCGGCGGCGCTCGCCCACCTGCTCGGCGAGGACCGGCCGCTGCTGGCCGTGACCCCCAACCGCGACGAGCTGGGTGCGCTCACCGGGCGGCCGGTCGGCACCGACCGCGAGATCGACGACGCCGTGGCCGTGCTGCACGGGCGCGGCGTCCAGCACGTGTGGGTCCGCCTGGGCGAGCGCGGCTCCGTGCTCAGCTCGGCGCAGGGCCGCACCGAGCTGGCCACGGTGCCCACCGAGGTCGTCGACGTCACCGGTGCCGGCGACGCCATGCTCGGGGCCTTCGCCCATGCACTGCTCGCCGGCGAGGAGGCCGCTGCGGCGGCCGCCTTCGGCCACGCCGCCGCCGCGCTCACCGTCGCCAGCCCGCACACGGTCCGACCCGACCTCACCGATCGACTCGTCAGGAGAACCGCCCGATGA
- a CDS encoding fatty acid desaturase family protein, with protein sequence MTILQDQTRTGPAAHLTSEDVDRLGAELDRIRQDVIESRGARDAAYIRRVIAVQRRLELGGRLVLVLGSRRKPTWVLGTSMLALAKILDNMEIGHNVLHGQWDWMRDPKIHSTTWEWDHATPPAQWQRAHNQQHHTYTNILGMDNDLGYGIMRVDEGQPWQPRYLVQPLWNFFNACIFEYGIALYDLDFGDNLRARMTFSDKKKAEMRTTAKRAARQAAKDFVILPLLSGRGWRATLAATATANLTRNLWSHSVIMCGHFPEGVEAFEQETLDPDESRGEWYLRQMLGSANVSGPPVMHLLTGNLSHQIEHHLFPDLPSNRYAEVAVHVRELFERYGLTYNARPLPQQVASAWHKVVRLSLPNDWLKETNRRTWRGQVRKLLRAEPAATPA encoded by the coding sequence GTGACGATCCTCCAGGACCAGACCCGCACCGGACCGGCCGCCCACCTGACCAGCGAGGACGTCGACCGGCTGGGCGCGGAGCTCGACCGGATCCGGCAGGACGTGATCGAGTCCCGCGGCGCGCGCGACGCGGCGTACATCCGACGGGTGATCGCCGTGCAGCGCCGCCTCGAGCTCGGTGGCCGGCTGGTGCTGGTGCTGGGCAGCCGGCGCAAGCCGACCTGGGTGCTGGGCACCTCGATGCTCGCCCTGGCCAAGATCCTGGACAACATGGAGATCGGCCACAACGTCCTGCACGGCCAGTGGGACTGGATGCGCGACCCCAAGATCCACTCGACCACCTGGGAGTGGGACCACGCCACGCCCCCGGCGCAGTGGCAGCGCGCGCACAACCAGCAGCACCACACCTACACGAACATCCTCGGCATGGACAACGACCTCGGCTACGGCATCATGCGCGTGGACGAGGGCCAGCCCTGGCAGCCCCGCTACCTCGTGCAGCCGCTGTGGAACTTCTTCAACGCCTGCATCTTCGAGTACGGCATCGCGCTCTACGACCTCGACTTCGGCGACAACCTGCGCGCCCGGATGACCTTCTCCGACAAGAAGAAGGCCGAGATGCGCACCACCGCCAAGCGCGCCGCGCGGCAGGCGGCCAAGGACTTCGTGATCCTGCCGCTGCTCTCGGGCCGCGGCTGGCGGGCGACACTGGCCGCCACGGCCACCGCGAACCTGACCCGCAACCTGTGGTCGCACTCGGTGATCATGTGCGGGCACTTCCCCGAGGGCGTCGAGGCCTTCGAGCAGGAGACCCTCGACCCCGACGAGTCCCGCGGGGAGTGGTACCTGCGCCAGATGCTCGGCTCGGCCAACGTCTCGGGCCCGCCGGTGATGCACCTGCTGACCGGCAACCTGTCCCACCAGATCGAGCACCACCTCTTCCCCGACCTGCCGTCCAACCGGTACGCCGAGGTCGCGGTCCACGTGCGCGAGCTCTTCGAGCGCTACGGCCTGACCTACAACGCCCGCCCGCTGCCCCAGCAGGTGGCCAGCGCCTGGCACAAGGTCGTCCGGCTCTCGCTGCCCAACGACTGGCTGAAGGAGACCAACCGCCGGACCTGGCGCGGCCAGGTCCGCAAGCTGCTGCGCGCCGAGCCCGCAGCCACCCCCGCCTGA
- a CDS encoding DMT family transporter: MSWLILVLSGALEAVWAIALDRSAGFTRLTPSLVFLVAVAASMAGLAFALRTLPVGTAYAVWVGIGAALTVAYGMATGTEPVSLVKVLLLVGLVGCVVGLKLAH; this comes from the coding sequence GTGTCCTGGCTCATCCTGGTGCTCTCCGGTGCCCTCGAGGCCGTGTGGGCGATCGCGCTCGACCGGTCCGCCGGCTTCACCCGGCTGACGCCGTCCCTGGTGTTCCTGGTCGCGGTGGCTGCCAGCATGGCCGGCCTGGCGTTCGCGCTGCGCACCCTGCCGGTCGGGACGGCGTACGCCGTGTGGGTCGGCATCGGCGCCGCGCTGACAGTCGCCTACGGCATGGCCACCGGCACCGAGCCGGTCAGCCTGGTGAAGGTGCTGCTGCTCGTCGGCCTGGTCGGCTGCGTCGTGGGCCTCAAGCTGGCCCACTGA
- a CDS encoding amidohydrolase: protein MTGPQDATTPDGDWPALYRDLHAHPELAFQEERTARVAADGLGRAGYEVITGIGRTGVVGVLRRGSGPTVLLRADMDALPVHEETGLPYASSATGVGPDGTTVPVMHACGHDMHTTCLLAAATRLAGEQSWSGTLITVFQPAEEIGAGSRALVDDGLYDRVPRPDIVLGQHVAPLPAGVLGVRPGTPPAFAASDQLTVTLHGRGAHGSRPEVSVDPVLMAAATVVRLQGIVAREVGGTETAVLTVGSMHAGSAGNVIPDQAQLQLNVRTVDPRVRERVLRAIHRIVGAEAEASGAPRPPEIEPGETYPAVVNDPDACATTSEGFARDLPQITVMDPGSGTGSEDVGLLATEAGARCVYWILGGADPQLFAGVGGADLGRVIAGLPSNHSPQYAPVIDPTLGIGVNALVSAAHTWLDEA, encoded by the coding sequence GTGACCGGGCCCCAGGACGCCACGACGCCGGACGGCGACTGGCCCGCGCTCTACCGCGACCTCCACGCCCACCCGGAGCTGGCCTTCCAGGAGGAGCGCACAGCTCGGGTCGCGGCCGACGGACTGGGCAGGGCGGGCTACGAGGTCATCACCGGCATCGGTCGCACCGGTGTCGTCGGCGTCCTGCGGCGCGGCAGCGGGCCCACCGTGCTGCTGCGCGCCGACATGGACGCGCTGCCGGTGCACGAGGAGACCGGGCTGCCGTACGCCAGCTCCGCCACCGGCGTCGGTCCGGACGGCACCACCGTGCCTGTGATGCACGCCTGTGGGCACGACATGCACACGACCTGCCTGCTGGCCGCGGCCACCCGGCTGGCCGGCGAGCAGTCGTGGTCCGGCACCCTGATCACGGTCTTCCAGCCGGCCGAGGAGATCGGTGCGGGGTCGCGTGCGCTGGTCGACGACGGGCTCTACGACCGGGTTCCCCGGCCCGACATCGTCCTGGGCCAGCACGTCGCGCCGCTGCCCGCGGGCGTCCTCGGCGTCCGCCCCGGGACCCCGCCCGCGTTCGCCGCCTCGGACCAGCTCACCGTCACCCTGCACGGTCGCGGCGCGCACGGCTCGCGCCCGGAGGTCTCCGTGGACCCGGTGCTGATGGCCGCCGCCACCGTGGTCCGGCTCCAGGGCATCGTCGCCCGCGAGGTCGGCGGCACGGAGACCGCGGTGCTGACCGTCGGCTCGATGCACGCGGGCAGTGCCGGCAACGTGATCCCCGACCAGGCCCAGCTCCAGCTGAACGTCCGGACCGTCGACCCGAGGGTTCGCGAGCGGGTGCTGCGCGCCATCCACCGGATCGTGGGGGCGGAGGCCGAGGCCTCCGGGGCGCCCCGGCCGCCGGAGATCGAGCCCGGCGAGACCTACCCCGCCGTGGTCAACGACCCGGACGCCTGCGCGACGACGAGCGAGGGGTTCGCCCGGGACCTGCCCCAGATCACCGTGATGGACCCGGGGTCGGGGACCGGCAGCGAGGACGTCGGCCTGCTCGCGACCGAGGCGGGCGCCCGATGCGTCTACTGGATCCTGGGCGGCGCCGACCCGCAGCTGTTCGCCGGGGTCGGCGGCGCGGACCTGGGGCGGGTGATCGCGGGCCTGCCCTCGAACCACTCACCGCAGTACGCGCCGGTCATCGACCCGACGCTGGGCATCGGCGTGAATGCGCTGGTCTCCGCCGCCCACACCTGGCTGGACGAGGCCTGA